The Deinococcus seoulensis genome has a segment encoding these proteins:
- a CDS encoding DoxX family protein, with product MRKTPFIESRLAATLTVPPRRDAAPLAQKVDALELRLVGWWVRHGVTLLRLALGLIFVWFGAQKFFPGLSSAEALATRTISVLTFGLVPPQVSLPVLATWECLIGLGLLTGRFMRVTLLLLFAQMAGTFLPLVFFPAETFKFVPLVPNLEGQYILKNLILIAGGLVVGATMRGARMMESAEQDAARDTLRLAAGPRT from the coding sequence ATGCGAAAAACACCCTTTATCGAATCGCGCCTCGCGGCCACCCTGACCGTTCCGCCCCGCCGGGACGCCGCGCCACTGGCGCAGAAGGTGGACGCCCTTGAACTGCGGCTGGTGGGCTGGTGGGTGCGGCACGGCGTGACGCTGCTGCGGCTGGCGCTGGGGCTGATTTTCGTGTGGTTCGGCGCGCAGAAGTTCTTTCCGGGTCTCAGTTCCGCCGAGGCGCTCGCCACGCGGACCATCTCGGTCCTGACGTTCGGGCTGGTGCCGCCGCAGGTGAGCCTGCCGGTCCTGGCGACCTGGGAGTGCCTGATCGGGCTGGGCCTGCTGACGGGCCGGTTCATGCGGGTCACGCTGCTGCTGCTGTTCGCGCAGATGGCCGGGACGTTCCTGCCGCTGGTGTTCTTTCCCGCCGAGACGTTCAAGTTCGTGCCGCTGGTCCCGAACCTGGAAGGGCAGTACATCCTGAAGAACCTCATATTGATCGCGGGTGGTCTGGTGGTCGGGGCGACCATGCGGGGGGCGCGCATGATGGAAAGCGCCGAGCAGGACGCCGCGCGTGACACCCTGCGGCTTGCGGCCGGGCCGCGTACCTGA
- a CDS encoding DUF512 domain-containing protein has translation MQDQVFPAPIKSVEGGSAAERAGVQPGDVLLRVNGEPVTDVLAYRHALSQGRATLEIARPKEAPRVMTGVAGTAQDHHRLFLPSPPSLEDTFTFDVEWEDPGLEFEEVLFDGIKKCANKCDFCYVHQMPRGFRKSLYIMDDDYRLSFLYGSFVTLTNLSEGDIQRIENENLSPLYVSVHTANQDLRQDMMKWWRLKVKDQQAVQIRSMIERLEQIDLYTQIVLVPERNDRENLDETVEYLASRPNVISAAVVPIGLTSHRTNLPDVRTFTREEAQDSLRRLNVWRKRFLTERGTRFVFPSDELYLLAGEPLPTEEEYEGFPMLENGVGMIRDFLTEALPELPAALPEPRRVILGTGSLFAESLDRAVEPLRAIEGLTLEVRAIENKTFGKVTTVAGLLTGRCFRHAIKPGEADLLIVPPTTLRYGTELMLDDVSLDELRAELRMDIRPGGATLGELARVILQGAQSSGHQWGMSAHAVKDSGREEPASVQVAEQNMRGQA, from the coding sequence ATGCAGGATCAGGTTTTTCCCGCACCGATCAAATCGGTCGAGGGTGGCAGTGCCGCCGAGCGGGCGGGCGTGCAGCCGGGTGACGTGCTGCTGCGCGTGAACGGCGAGCCCGTCACGGACGTGCTGGCGTACCGGCACGCGCTGTCGCAGGGGCGCGCGACTCTGGAGATCGCCCGGCCGAAGGAGGCGCCGCGCGTCATGACGGGCGTGGCGGGCACGGCGCAGGATCACCACCGGTTGTTCCTGCCGTCCCCGCCCAGCCTGGAGGACACGTTCACGTTCGACGTGGAGTGGGAGGATCCGGGCCTGGAGTTCGAGGAGGTGCTGTTCGACGGCATCAAGAAGTGCGCGAACAAGTGCGATTTCTGTTACGTGCATCAGATGCCGCGCGGCTTCCGCAAGAGCCTGTACATCATGGACGACGATTACCGCCTGTCGTTCCTGTACGGGTCGTTCGTGACCCTGACGAACCTCTCGGAGGGGGACATTCAGCGGATCGAGAACGAGAACCTCTCGCCGCTGTATGTGTCGGTTCACACGGCGAACCAGGACCTGCGGCAGGACATGATGAAGTGGTGGCGCCTGAAGGTCAAAGACCAGCAGGCCGTGCAGATCCGCTCCATGATCGAGCGCCTGGAGCAGATCGACCTGTACACGCAGATCGTGCTGGTCCCGGAACGCAACGACCGCGAGAACCTCGACGAGACCGTGGAGTACCTGGCGAGCCGTCCGAACGTGATCAGCGCGGCGGTCGTGCCGATCGGTCTGACCTCGCACCGCACGAACCTGCCGGACGTGCGGACCTTCACGCGGGAGGAAGCGCAGGACAGCCTGCGCCGCCTGAACGTGTGGCGCAAGCGCTTCCTGACCGAGCGGGGTACGCGCTTCGTGTTCCCCAGCGACGAACTGTACCTGCTGGCCGGAGAGCCGCTGCCGACCGAGGAGGAGTACGAGGGCTTCCCGATGCTGGAAAACGGCGTGGGCATGATCCGCGACTTCCTGACCGAGGCTCTGCCGGAACTCCCGGCGGCGCTGCCCGAGCCCCGGCGCGTGATCCTGGGCACGGGTTCGCTGTTCGCCGAGTCCCTGGACCGGGCCGTCGAGCCGCTGCGGGCCATCGAGGGCCTGACCCTGGAGGTGCGCGCCATCGAGAACAAGACGTTCGGGAAGGTCACGACCGTGGCGGGCCTGCTGACGGGCCGCTGCTTCCGGCACGCCATCAAGCCGGGCGAGGCGGACCTGCTGATCGTGCCGCCCACCACCCTGCGCTACGGCACCGAGCTGATGCTGGACGACGTGAGCCTGGATGAACTGCGCGCCGAGTTGCGCATGGACATCCGGCCGGGTGGCGCGACGCTGGGCGAACTGGCCCGCGTGATCCTTCAGGGCGCGCAGAGCAGCGGTCACCAGTGGGGCATGAGCGCGCATGCCGTGAAGGACAGCGGGCGCGAGGAACCGGCGTCCGTGCAGGTGGCCGAGCAGAACATGCGCGGTCAGGCTTAA
- the ribH gene encoding 6,7-dimethyl-8-ribityllumazine synthase, with translation MNRIEANLLATDLKFAVVSTRWNHLIVDRLVEGAELAFVQHGGKTGNLDHFLAPGSYEVPLIARKLAESGKYDAVVCLGAVIKGDTDHYDFVAGGAANGILNTSLHTGVPVAFGVLTTDTVEQALNRAGIKAGNKGGEAVLAMIETVNLLRQIG, from the coding sequence ATGAACCGAATTGAAGCCAATCTGCTTGCCACCGACCTGAAGTTCGCTGTTGTCAGTACCCGCTGGAATCATCTGATCGTGGACCGTCTGGTGGAGGGGGCGGAGCTGGCGTTCGTGCAGCACGGCGGGAAGACCGGGAACCTGGATCATTTCCTCGCGCCGGGGAGTTACGAGGTGCCGCTGATTGCGCGGAAGCTGGCGGAGTCCGGGAAGTATGACGCGGTGGTGTGCCTGGGGGCCGTCATCAAGGGCGATACGGATCACTACGATTTCGTGGCGGGGGGCGCGGCGAACGGCATCCTGAACACCAGCCTGCACACGGGGGTGCCCGTGGCGTTCGGCGTGCTGACGACGGACACGGTCGAGCAGGCCCTGAACCGCGCGGGGATCAAGGCGGGGAACAAGGGCGGCGAGGCGGTTCTGGCGATGATCGAGACGGTGAACCTGCTGCGGCAGATCGGGTAG
- a CDS encoding bifunctional 3,4-dihydroxy-2-butanone-4-phosphate synthase/GTP cyclohydrolase II, whose translation MTLASIPELLAELRAGRPVILVDDENRENEGDLLMPAATATPEWVNFMAREGRGLICVTLTPDRARALDLTPMVGSSTDPNGTAFTVSVDHVSNSTGISAFDRAATIAALMDDGAKPADFRRPGHIFPLVARPGGVLRRAGHTEAGCDLARLAGFPPVGVICEIMGDDGEMSRLPDLLAFGERHSLKVGSIEGLIAYRLEHDPFMQLVAEAKLPTEHGEFRIVGFEDSLTGAEHVALVMGDVTPDPLLVRVHSECLTGDGFHSLRCDCGPQRDAAMQAIAAEGRGVLVYLRQEGRGIGLLNKIRAYHLQDGGADTVEANLQLGFPADARDFGIGAQMLHLLGARQLRVLTNNPRKLHSLGGFGLEVVERVPLHVGRNEHNTAYLSTKAEKLGHIGTDGSGD comes from the coding sequence GTGACCCTCGCCTCCATCCCTGAGCTGCTGGCGGAACTGCGGGCCGGGCGGCCCGTGATCCTCGTGGACGACGAGAACCGCGAGAACGAGGGCGACCTGCTGATGCCCGCAGCCACGGCGACGCCCGAGTGGGTGAACTTCATGGCGCGCGAGGGCCGCGGCCTGATCTGCGTGACCCTCACGCCCGACCGCGCCCGTGCGCTGGACCTGACGCCCATGGTGGGCAGCAGCACGGACCCGAACGGCACGGCGTTCACCGTCAGCGTGGACCACGTCAGCAACAGCACCGGCATCAGCGCCTTCGACCGCGCCGCCACCATTGCCGCCCTGATGGATGACGGGGCGAAACCCGCCGATTTCCGCCGCCCTGGCCACATCTTCCCGCTCGTCGCGCGGCCCGGCGGGGTGCTGCGCCGCGCCGGACACACCGAGGCCGGGTGCGACCTCGCCCGGCTGGCGGGCTTCCCGCCCGTCGGCGTGATCTGCGAGATCATGGGCGACGACGGCGAGATGAGCCGCCTCCCGGACCTCCTCGCGTTCGGCGAACGGCACAGCCTGAAGGTCGGCAGCATCGAGGGGCTGATCGCGTACCGCCTGGAACACGACCCCTTCATGCAGCTGGTCGCGGAAGCGAAGTTGCCCACCGAGCACGGCGAGTTCCGCATCGTCGGCTTCGAGGACTCCCTGACCGGCGCGGAACACGTCGCGCTCGTCATGGGCGACGTCACCCCGGACCCTCTGCTCGTGCGCGTGCACAGCGAATGCCTCACCGGGGACGGCTTCCACAGCCTGCGCTGCGACTGCGGCCCGCAACGCGACGCGGCCATGCAGGCCATCGCCGCCGAGGGCCGCGGCGTCCTCGTGTACCTCCGGCAGGAAGGGCGCGGCATCGGCCTGCTGAACAAGATCCGCGCCTATCACCTCCAGGACGGCGGTGCCGACACCGTCGAGGCGAACCTGCAACTGGGGTTCCCCGCCGACGCCCGCGACTTCGGCATCGGCGCGCAGATGCTCCACCTGCTGGGCGCGCGGCAACTGCGCGTCCTCACCAACAACCCCCGCAAACTCCACTCCCTGGGCGGCTTCGGCCTGGAAGTCGTCGAACGCGTGCCCCTCCACGTCGGCCGCAACGAACACAACACCGCCTACCTCAGCACCAAAGCCGAAAAACTCGGCCACATCGGCACCGACGGCAGCGGGGACTGA
- the ribD gene encoding bifunctional diaminohydroxyphosphoribosylaminopyrimidine deaminase/5-amino-6-(5-phosphoribosylamino)uracil reductase RibD produces the protein MTLALAEAARGLGRTAPNPPVGCVIVQGEDVVGRGFHPRAGEPHAEVFALQGAGEQARGATAYVTLEPCSHHGRTPPCADALIAAGVRRVVVAALDPNPLVAGRGVQRLRDAGIEVTVGVLEAQAVRQQAGFRSLIVRGRPWVVAKYAMTLDGKVAALDEGNGAVSGTEARERTMRWRDELDAIAVGSGTLGLDDPTLTTRGVPGGRDPRPVVFDRRASSDPQARAWRDGAVLVTAPDADATAHEAAGITVQRADSLPDALSGLVGLGLSSVLLEGGPTLLSAFLAQGLVDEVRVFVSPKLLGAGLSPLTGPARPMHEAQALQDVTVETLGPDVLITGLLQGIPRV, from the coding sequence ATGACGCTTGCGCTGGCGGAGGCTGCCAGAGGACTGGGCCGCACCGCGCCGAATCCCCCCGTGGGCTGCGTGATCGTGCAGGGCGAGGACGTGGTGGGGCGAGGCTTCCACCCGAGGGCCGGTGAGCCGCACGCGGAGGTGTTCGCCCTGCAAGGCGCGGGCGAGCAGGCGCGTGGGGCCACCGCGTACGTGACGCTGGAACCGTGCAGTCATCACGGGCGCACGCCGCCCTGCGCGGACGCGTTGATCGCGGCGGGCGTGCGGCGGGTGGTCGTGGCGGCGCTGGACCCGAACCCGCTGGTGGCGGGGCGCGGCGTGCAGCGGCTCCGGGACGCCGGGATCGAGGTCACGGTGGGCGTGCTGGAGGCCCAGGCCGTGCGGCAGCAGGCGGGCTTCCGCAGTCTGATCGTGCGGGGCCGCCCGTGGGTGGTGGCGAAGTACGCCATGACCCTGGACGGCAAGGTGGCCGCGCTGGACGAGGGTAACGGCGCGGTCAGCGGCACGGAGGCCCGAGAGCGCACCATGCGCTGGCGTGACGAACTGGACGCCATCGCGGTCGGGAGCGGCACGCTGGGGCTGGACGATCCGACACTGACGACGCGTGGCGTGCCGGGGGGCCGGGACCCGCGCCCGGTGGTGTTCGACCGCCGCGCGTCGAGCGACCCGCAGGCCCGCGCGTGGCGCGACGGCGCGGTGCTCGTGACCGCCCCGGACGCCGACGCGACCGCGCACGAGGCCGCCGGGATCACCGTGCAGCGCGCCGACTCGCTGCCGGACGCCCTGAGCGGACTGGTGGGCCTGGGCCTCAGCAGCGTGCTGTTGGAGGGTGGCCCGACCCTCCTGAGTGCCTTCTTAGCGCAGGGACTGGTGGACGAGGTACGGGTGTTCGTGTCCCCGAAACTCCTCGGCGCGGGCCTGAGCCCCCTGACCGGCCCCGCGCGCCCCATGCACGAGGCGCAGGCGTTGCAGGACGTGACGGTCGAAACCCTCGGCCCGGACGTCCTGATCACCGGTCTGCTGCAGGGCATCCCGCGCGTCTGA
- a CDS encoding SDR family oxidoreductase, whose amino-acid sequence MKTMLLTGGSGVLGRALLPALEGRADVRVLSRHADPRPAFRQGDLQTGAGLADALRGVDTVIHAASQPSRPQSDVEMTGVLLAAAREAGVRHVVYVSIVGCDQVRAFPYYRAKTQTEALVAAGGVPFTVVRATQFHEFVAFMLSRLTRAPLLPLPGLPLQPVDVHAAAAQIAQVALGAPQGRAPDIVGPQVLALPDLARTWADATGTRTRVLPVPAARRFTPLTRPDLSGVGRTWAQWLAQEATRPNPYAG is encoded by the coding sequence ATGAAGACCATGCTCCTCACCGGAGGCAGCGGCGTACTGGGCCGCGCCCTCCTGCCTGCCCTGGAGGGCCGCGCGGACGTGCGCGTCCTGTCGCGCCACGCCGACCCCCGCCCCGCCTTCCGGCAGGGCGACCTGCAGACCGGCGCGGGCCTCGCGGACGCGCTGCGAGGCGTGGACACCGTCATTCACGCGGCCAGCCAGCCGTCGCGGCCCCAGTCGGACGTCGAGATGACCGGCGTGCTCCTCGCGGCAGCGCGGGAGGCGGGCGTGCGGCACGTCGTGTACGTCAGCATCGTGGGCTGCGATCAGGTGCGGGCGTTCCCGTACTACCGCGCCAAGACCCAGACCGAGGCGCTGGTCGCGGCGGGCGGCGTGCCGTTCACGGTGGTGCGCGCCACGCAGTTCCATGAGTTCGTGGCGTTCATGCTGTCGCGCCTGACCCGCGCGCCGCTGCTGCCCCTGCCGGGCCTGCCCCTCCAGCCGGTGGATGTCCACGCCGCCGCCGCGCAGATCGCTCAGGTCGCGCTGGGTGCCCCGCAGGGCCGCGCGCCGGACATCGTCGGGCCGCAGGTGCTCGCCCTGCCGGACCTCGCCCGCACCTGGGCCGACGCGACCGGCACCCGCACCCGCGTCCTGCCCGTCCCCGCCGCGCGGCGCTTCACGCCCCTCACCCGCCCGGACCTGAGCGGCGTGGGCCGCACCTGGGCGCAATGGCTCGCGCAGGAGGCCACGCGCCCCAACCCCTACGCAGGCTGA
- a CDS encoding Sir2 family NAD-dependent protein deacetylase — MDLAAARTALQAASRVAVLTGAGVSAESGIPTFRDAQTGHWARFRPEDLASPPAYRRDPEMVWEWYAGRYRDVLAAQPNGAHDLLARLEVQKGAGFFLATQNVDGLHHRAGSGTHGGRVVELHGNLLSGRDEVTGQTFPLAAPAELVTPPTSPLGNRMRPNVVWFGEYLPENALEAAQDAFAAAEVALVIGTSGAVYPAAGLAAETLRRGGIAIEINPTDTEISHQMTYVVRDVASRGLAALLE, encoded by the coding sequence ATGGATCTCGCTGCTGCCCGCACCGCCCTGCAAGCCGCCTCCCGCGTTGCCGTGCTGACCGGCGCGGGCGTCAGTGCCGAGAGCGGCATCCCCACCTTCCGGGACGCGCAGACCGGCCACTGGGCGCGCTTCCGGCCCGAGGACCTCGCCAGTCCGCCCGCGTACCGCCGCGACCCCGAGATGGTCTGGGAGTGGTACGCGGGCCGCTACCGTGACGTGCTGGCCGCGCAGCCGAACGGCGCGCACGACCTGCTGGCGCGGCTGGAGGTACAGAAAGGCGCGGGGTTCTTCCTGGCCACGCAGAACGTGGACGGCCTGCACCACCGCGCGGGCAGCGGCACACACGGCGGGCGGGTCGTGGAACTGCACGGCAACCTCCTCAGCGGCCGGGACGAGGTCACGGGGCAGACGTTCCCCCTCGCTGCGCCCGCTGAGCTGGTCACGCCGCCCACCTCCCCGCTCGGGAACCGCATGCGGCCCAACGTCGTCTGGTTCGGCGAGTACCTCCCCGAGAACGCCCTGGAAGCCGCGCAGGACGCCTTCGCCGCCGCCGAGGTCGCGCTGGTCATCGGCACGAGCGGCGCCGTGTACCCCGCCGCCGGCCTGGCCGCCGAGACCCTGCGGCGCGGCGGGATCGCCATCGAGATCAACCCCACCGACACCGAGATCTCGCACCAGATGACCTACGTGGTGCGGGACGTCGCGTCACGCGGACTCGCCGCCCTGCTGGAATGA
- a CDS encoding RNA 2'-phosphotransferase, which yields MTDHALSRRLSYLLRHAPHEAGLTLAPGGWVPLAPLLSHLNVTRPQVEAVVVGSDKGRFSLRGDHIRANQGHSVPVDLQLEPATPPARLYHGTHAGALPAIREEGLRPMNRHHVHLSPDPDTARRVGARRGPPVILTIRAGEMHAAGHVLFVSENGVWLVDRVPPAYIDGA from the coding sequence ATGACCGACCACGCCCTCTCCAGACGCCTCTCGTACCTGCTGCGCCACGCCCCACACGAGGCGGGCCTGACCCTCGCGCCCGGCGGCTGGGTGCCGCTCGCGCCACTGCTCTCGCACCTGAACGTCACCCGCCCGCAGGTTGAGGCCGTCGTCGTAGGAAGCGACAAGGGGCGCTTCAGCCTGCGCGGCGACCACATCCGCGCCAACCAGGGTCACAGCGTGCCCGTCGACCTGCAACTCGAACCTGCCACGCCGCCCGCGCGGCTGTATCACGGCACGCACGCTGGCGCCCTGCCCGCCATCCGCGAGGAGGGACTGCGCCCCATGAACCGCCACCACGTCCACCTCTCACCCGACCCGGACACCGCCCGGCGAGTCGGCGCGCGGCGCGGCCCGCCTGTCATCCTCACCATCCGGGCAGGGGAGATGCACGCCGCCGGACACGTGCTGTTCGTCAGCGAGAACGGCGTGTGGCTGGTGGACCGCGTGCCGCCCGCGTACATCGACGGTGCATAA
- a CDS encoding carboxypeptidase M32: MTQHETWVALRAHWQELADLGGIGALLGWDQSTYLPGAAGSGRARQRALLAGVRHARATDAGYGRLLDQAGALDLGPTEARMLGVARREFERATRLPGEFVRASAQHAGESYAAWVEARPANDWARMVPLLERTLDLSVQRAGFFPEFADPMDFFVDASDEGMTAAQVDAVFAELRAALVPLVDAVAAAPAPRMDFLAREYPIPTQLRLGEEVGALYGYDFARGRQDLTAHPFMTRLGARDVRITTRAQLADPTDALYSTLHEVGHALYEQGVAEDLLDTPLGGGVSAGVHESQSRLWENLVGRSRAFWAGQFGRFREAFPEQLSDVTEEEMFRAVNVVRRSLIRTDADELTYNLHVITRYELERQLLGGSLAISDLADAWHAAYEANLGLRAPSHVDGVLQDVHWFSGGIGGVFQGYTLGNVLSAQFYAAAQAANPDLDGDIARGEFGRLHGWLREHVYAPGRTFTPTELVERATGQGMTAAPYLAYLRGKYTDLYSL; the protein is encoded by the coding sequence ATGACACAGCATGAGACGTGGGTGGCGCTGCGGGCGCACTGGCAGGAACTGGCGGACCTGGGTGGGATCGGGGCGCTGCTGGGGTGGGATCAGAGTACGTACCTGCCGGGCGCGGCGGGGTCGGGCCGGGCGCGGCAGCGGGCGCTGCTGGCGGGCGTGCGGCACGCGCGGGCGACGGACGCCGGGTATGGGCGGCTGCTGGATCAGGCGGGCGCGCTGGATCTGGGGCCTACTGAGGCGCGGATGCTGGGGGTGGCGCGGCGGGAGTTCGAGCGGGCGACGCGCCTGCCGGGGGAGTTCGTGCGGGCGTCGGCGCAGCATGCCGGTGAGAGTTACGCGGCGTGGGTGGAGGCGCGGCCCGCGAACGACTGGGCGCGGATGGTGCCGCTGCTGGAGCGGACGCTGGACCTGAGCGTGCAGCGCGCTGGTTTCTTCCCGGAGTTCGCGGACCCGATGGATTTCTTCGTGGACGCCTCGGATGAGGGGATGACGGCCGCGCAGGTGGACGCGGTATTCGCGGAGTTACGCGCGGCGCTGGTGCCGCTGGTGGACGCGGTCGCGGCGGCCCCGGCGCCCCGGATGGACTTCCTGGCGCGCGAGTACCCGATTCCCACGCAGTTGCGGCTGGGTGAGGAGGTCGGGGCGCTGTACGGGTACGATTTCGCGCGGGGGCGGCAGGATCTGACGGCGCATCCGTTCATGACGCGGCTGGGTGCGCGGGACGTGCGGATCACGACGCGGGCGCAGCTGGCGGACCCGACGGACGCGCTGTACTCGACGCTGCACGAGGTGGGGCACGCGCTGTACGAGCAGGGCGTCGCGGAGGACCTGCTGGACACCCCGCTGGGCGGAGGCGTGAGTGCCGGGGTGCACGAGAGTCAGTCGCGGCTGTGGGAGAACCTGGTGGGGCGGTCGCGGGCGTTCTGGGCGGGGCAGTTCGGGCGCTTCCGGGAGGCGTTCCCGGAGCAGCTTTCGGACGTGACCGAGGAGGAGATGTTCCGCGCGGTGAACGTGGTGCGCCGCAGCCTGATCCGCACGGACGCGGACGAGCTGACGTACAACCTGCACGTGATCACGCGCTACGAGCTGGAGCGGCAGCTGCTGGGCGGGTCGCTGGCCATTTCCGATCTGGCGGACGCGTGGCACGCGGCGTACGAGGCGAACCTGGGCCTGCGCGCCCCCAGTCACGTGGACGGCGTGCTTCAGGACGTGCACTGGTTCAGCGGCGGGATCGGCGGGGTGTTCCAGGGGTACACGCTGGGGAACGTGCTGAGCGCGCAGTTCTACGCGGCGGCCCAGGCGGCGAACCCGGACCTGGACGGGGACATCGCGCGGGGCGAGTTCGGTCGCCTGCACGGCTGGCTGCGCGAGCACGTGTACGCGCCGGGCCGGACGTTCACCCCGACCGAACTGGTGGAACGCGCGACCGGGCAGGGCATGACCGCCGCGCCGTACCTGGCGTACCTGCGCGGGAAGTACACGGACCTGTACAGCCTGTAA
- a CDS encoding esterase-like activity of phytase family protein: MNSSSAVRTSVKALMIRLSAALLLGVGSAQAVTLAGYAELPADTFAPGPASGAWSNGLRGQPRFQEQPVQGFSGVQFAPDGTYLFLSDNGFGAKNNSADYLLRLYRLTLTPKTAPTGTGKVEVGAFVQLRDPERRVPWQIVNEASPERLLTGADFDPEGFVVAPDGTLWVGDEFGPYLLHFSADGVLLDAPMPTPNLPGLPTLTGRAPIVIGHRGSSGTRPEHTLEAYRVAIEAGADFIEPDLVVTKDGVLVARHEPVMVVLDKDGKVTEATTDVATRPEFAGRVKTKNLDGQDVTGYWIEDFTLAELKTLRAVERLPALRGRTFDGQFEVPTLSEIIALIRDTETRTGRRVGIYPETKHPTFMAAQAGVNTSQLLIDTLKKEGFTDPARVFIQSFETGNLRDLHATIMPAAGVKLPLVQLLGGQTGAPYDLTARKDPRQNADLTTPEGLRDIATYASGIGPSKGWIIDGKGQTTDFVTRAHAAGLLVHPYTFRNEPTFLPAQYANNPEAEMRQAIQAGVDGLFTDFPATGAKVVAEYAAPEVRSPQHPAFTQGASSGAATLGSSGGFEGLTLSPDGKTLHALLEKTVAGDAPGQLRLHAIDLATKKWTLTGRYPLDAPGNAIGDITPVNASELIVIERDGGSGDAARTKRLYRVSLTDRNADGTLKKNLLADLLNIADPQGLAPSTTGGVFRFPYVTIENVIVLDATTVLVANDNNYPGTGGRGAAVKDTNEFIWLKLDAPLTLAPGVGRR; the protein is encoded by the coding sequence GTGAATTCCTCATCTGCTGTCCGCACGTCCGTGAAAGCCCTCATGATCCGCCTGTCGGCCGCGCTGCTGCTGGGCGTGGGGTCCGCGCAGGCCGTCACGCTGGCTGGGTACGCCGAGTTGCCTGCCGATACCTTCGCGCCCGGCCCGGCCAGCGGCGCGTGGAGTAATGGCCTGCGCGGCCAGCCCCGCTTTCAGGAGCAGCCGGTGCAGGGGTTCAGCGGCGTGCAGTTCGCGCCGGACGGCACGTACCTGTTCCTCAGCGACAACGGGTTCGGCGCGAAGAACAACAGCGCCGATTACCTGCTGCGCCTGTACCGCCTGACCCTCACCCCGAAGACCGCGCCCACGGGAACCGGGAAGGTGGAGGTGGGCGCGTTCGTTCAGCTGCGTGACCCGGAGCGGCGCGTGCCGTGGCAGATCGTGAACGAGGCCAGCCCGGAGCGCCTGCTGACCGGCGCGGACTTCGACCCGGAAGGCTTCGTGGTCGCGCCCGACGGGACGCTGTGGGTGGGTGACGAGTTCGGGCCGTACCTGCTGCACTTCAGCGCGGACGGCGTGCTGCTGGACGCACCCATGCCCACCCCGAACCTGCCGGGCCTGCCCACCCTGACCGGCCGGGCGCCCATCGTGATCGGGCACCGGGGCAGCAGCGGCACCCGCCCGGAACACACCCTGGAAGCGTACCGGGTGGCCATCGAGGCGGGCGCGGACTTCATCGAGCCGGATCTGGTCGTCACGAAAGACGGCGTGCTGGTCGCCCGGCACGAACCCGTCATGGTCGTGCTGGACAAGGACGGCAAGGTCACGGAGGCCACCACCGACGTCGCCACCCGCCCCGAATTCGCCGGGCGCGTGAAGACCAAGAACCTGGACGGGCAGGACGTCACGGGCTACTGGATCGAGGATTTCACGCTGGCGGAACTCAAGACCCTGCGCGCCGTGGAACGCCTCCCGGCCCTGCGTGGCCGCACCTTCGACGGGCAGTTCGAGGTGCCCACCCTGAGCGAGATCATCGCCCTGATCCGCGACACCGAAACCCGCACCGGCCGCCGGGTCGGCATCTACCCCGAAACGAAACACCCCACCTTCATGGCCGCGCAGGCGGGCGTGAACACCTCGCAACTGCTGATCGACACCCTGAAGAAGGAAGGGTTCACGGACCCGGCGCGCGTGTTCATCCAGTCCTTCGAGACGGGCAACCTGCGCGACCTGCACGCCACCATCATGCCCGCCGCCGGCGTGAAACTCCCGCTGGTGCAGCTGCTGGGCGGCCAGACCGGCGCGCCCTACGACCTGACCGCCCGCAAGGACCCCCGACAGAACGCCGACCTGACCACCCCCGAGGGCCTGCGCGACATCGCCACGTACGCCAGCGGCATAGGCCCCAGCAAGGGCTGGATCATCGACGGCAAGGGGCAGACCACCGACTTCGTGACCCGCGCGCACGCCGCCGGGCTGCTCGTGCACCCGTACACCTTCCGGAACGAACCCACCTTCCTGCCCGCCCAGTACGCCAACAACCCCGAAGCCGAGATGCGGCAGGCCATTCAGGCGGGCGTGGACGGCCTGTTCACCGACTTCCCCGCCACCGGCGCGAAGGTGGTCGCCGAGTACGCCGCGCCCGAAGTCCGCAGCCCCCAGCACCCCGCCTTCACGCAGGGCGCCAGCAGCGGCGCCGCCACGCTGGGCAGCAGCGGCGGCTTCGAGGGCCTGACCCTCAGCCCCGACGGGAAGACCCTGCACGCCCTGCTGGAAAAAACCGTGGCTGGCGACGCGCCCGGCCAGCTGCGCCTGCACGCCATCGACCTCGCCACGAAGAAGTGGACCCTGACCGGCCGTTACCCGCTCGACGCGCCCGGCAACGCCATCGGGGACATCACGCCCGTGAACGCCTCGGAACTGATCGTCATCGAACGCGACGGCGGCAGCGGCGACGCGGCCCGCACCAAACGCCTCTACCGCGTCAGCCTGACCGACCGCAACGCCGACGGCACCCTGAAAAAGAACCTGCTGGCCGACCTGCTGAACATCGCCGACCCGCAGGGACTGGCGCCCAGCACGACCGGCGGCGTGTTCCGCTTCCCGTACGTGACCATCGAGAACGTCATCGTGCTCGACGCCACCACCGTCCTCGTCGCGAACGACAACAACTACCCCGGCACCGGCGGGCGCGGCGCGGCCGTGAAGGACACCAACGAGTTCATCTGGCTGAAACTCGACGCGCCCCTGACCCTCGCGCCCGGCGTCGGCCGCCGCTGA